A window of the Desulfobaccales bacterium genome harbors these coding sequences:
- a CDS encoding carboxylesterase family protein encodes MSFKIQSTCFALVMVLLLSGCESGDRGVIPLDSGPILRHPDGVYRGIPYAAAPTGPLRWRPPQPVTPWTAPRRCDTFGPVCLQPGYSGAMSEDCLFLNVWTPAKNVGERLPVMVWIHGGAFMYGSGSDELYDGAALADKGVVVVTFNYRLGVLGFLAHPSLSAESPHQVSGNYGLLDQVAALNWVQRNIAQFGGDPHRVTIFGQSAGAASVSLLLVSPLAQGLFHAAIAESPAVVGCLRPLRHEQVGVIPAETVGVRLAGELGIAPAPDVAPALRQVPWDRLAIAAATLEESLGVEVLHLVCCPTVDGWLIPDHPVRLFGQGRRHPVPLLTGVTANESTIFLPWLMPQFSSPEAYRQHLDATFGKNAARVLQLLPVTSPKDLWPCLDQLISAKWFGAWANYMAGTALNVQQPAWFYRFTRRAPAWATEILAEDSTKQRLSNDQLGVVHGAEIFSVFGFTKILLGFGFDDWRFSDQIMIYWTNFAKTGQPEGAGVPPWPPYGTLTQRDYMEFGREISAKSGLKVELYDLIAQTWLVSAY; translated from the coding sequence GTGTCCTTTAAAATTCAATCGACTTGCTTCGCCCTAGTCATGGTCCTCCTGCTCAGCGGTTGTGAGAGCGGGGACCGGGGGGTGATCCCGCTTGATAGCGGCCCCATCCTGCGCCATCCCGATGGCGTTTACCGGGGCATTCCTTACGCCGCGGCGCCCACAGGCCCATTACGCTGGCGGCCTCCGCAGCCGGTAACTCCCTGGACCGCGCCGCGCCGGTGCGACACCTTTGGGCCAGTCTGCCTCCAGCCGGGTTATTCCGGGGCCATGAGCGAGGACTGCCTCTTTCTCAACGTCTGGACCCCGGCCAAAAATGTGGGCGAACGGCTGCCGGTGATGGTCTGGATTCACGGCGGGGCCTTTATGTACGGCAGCGGCTCCGACGAACTCTATGACGGCGCCGCCCTCGCCGACAAAGGGGTGGTGGTGGTCACCTTCAACTACCGCCTCGGGGTCCTGGGTTTTTTGGCCCATCCAAGTCTGTCAGCCGAATCGCCCCACCAGGTTTCGGGAAACTACGGGCTCCTTGACCAGGTGGCGGCGCTCAACTGGGTGCAGCGCAATATCGCCCAGTTTGGCGGCGATCCCCATAGAGTAACCATTTTCGGCCAGTCCGCCGGAGCCGCAAGTGTCAGTTTGCTCCTGGTAAGTCCCCTGGCCCAAGGCCTGTTTCACGCGGCCATTGCTGAAAGTCCGGCAGTGGTGGGGTGCCTGCGGCCCCTGCGCCACGAACAGGTGGGGGTGATCCCGGCGGAAACGGTAGGGGTGCGGCTGGCCGGGGAATTGGGCATAGCCCCGGCCCCGGACGTGGCGCCGGCCTTGCGCCAGGTCCCCTGGGACCGGCTTGCCATTGCGGCCGCCACACTGGAGGAGTCGCTTGGTGTAGAAGTTCTGCATCTCGTGTGTTGTCCCACCGTGGACGGTTGGCTGATTCCCGATCATCCCGTCAGGCTGTTTGGCCAGGGACGGCGGCATCCGGTGCCGTTGCTCACCGGCGTCACCGCCAATGAAAGCACTATCTTTCTGCCCTGGCTCATGCCCCAATTCAGCAGCCCGGAGGCCTACCGCCAGCACCTGGACGCGACCTTCGGGAAGAATGCGGCCAGGGTCTTGCAGCTTTTACCGGTTACATCCCCTAAAGACCTGTGGCCTTGCCTGGATCAACTGATCTCGGCCAAATGGTTCGGCGCCTGGGCCAATTATATGGCAGGCACAGCCTTAAACGTGCAGCAGCCGGCCTGGTTCTATCGCTTCACCCGCCGGGCTCCAGCGTGGGCCACGGAGATCCTGGCCGAGGACTCAACCAAACAGCGGCTCTCCAATGATCAACTTGGCGTGGTGCACGGGGCCGAAATATTTTCGGTATTCGGGTTCACCAAAATTCTCCTGGGCTTCGGCTTTGACGATTGGCGCTTCTCGGACCAGATCATGATTTATTGGACCAACTTCGCTAAAACCGGCCAACCTGAAGGCGCAGGCGTTCCCCCCTGGCCGCCTTACGGGACTTTAACGCAACGGGATTATATGGAATTCGGCAGAGAAATTTCGGCTAAGTCCGGGCTTAAGGTGGAACTCTATGATCTTATCGCCCAAACCTGGCTGGTATCGGCTTATTGA